The genome window TAGCATAGAGgattccaaatttaaaattcaccgatccctggaaaataaaaccaaatattatttGGTAAACAGTCAAACAGAAGACATAACAATTTGGGTCCTCTAATCTTTGCATACATCCTACACATcagaacatacattttataCTATCTCCTACTACACGATAATTTACCTTTAAACTTTGATAGTATAGCATAAAACCATTAACTTAGATGGGTGATCAATTATTATTAAGTTGGTGcttcaagttatttttgctgtcaggttcaaaaaaacattacttctttttactgtaaCGAGCAATTGATTTAGAAGTCATCAAAAGCCcatcaaaatacaaagctgtacTCACCGGACGGGTCTGTGAGCAAGAAGTAGTTAGGCTTGTACTCACCTCTTGCCCTTCAACAACCAATAAATCCTGTCaacaaaaacagcatctttaGCCCCCTCCTATTAAAGATTCTACAAGgatgatggttttatttgtgtttagaagtttggatttgaaatggCCAGTTCAATGGATAAAGAGACAGTTTAAGTAGTATTcgattattattattattattattattattattattattattattagctactggaagaaacaaaccagtaGTATCTATACttaattacttctatttccaggaaatcataaagaaaaagaaccaaacaaaaaaaagtcacttcctaccttttgtatctcaggatgaaaaatgtctcttgggctcttctccagtttctcaagactcctggcactgaaatgcaaatgaacgaGTGCTTTAGAGGAGGGCAAGTGCACATTCCAACCCCGAACCACCAACCGATTGCAGTTACAGCGCTTACAAAATGAATcgttcccagagcctctgggaaatGGAACGGTTGGTGCAACtgccatttcttccccaaaatactaacttccaacacttcctaaacttagtttgcattttaaaaacagaaattagggagactcagggtggagatcaggttgaaattgatttccttctaaagcacagggctctgttccaTCACCCTTCACTTTGGCTCCACACAGAATCACGGGGAGCATTTTAGGAGGGCCCAAGAAccaattctatttctctcttttttctagttctctctCTTCCTAAATCATTCAAggcaagtcaaatgaaaaaggacaagttcagcatcaaattcacactttttccctttgtctgctcAAGAACAGGCTTTTAAACCACTTCTTGCTGCCTTCAACGATTAAGACTTGCAAAACAGTTTCGCAAGTTTGATAGGTTTatcataaaaaccacagaacgcaagctctgaattacaggaaaaggtaCACAGGCAAATATCTCAGCTGATGGTGGCTTATTTGTAAACACATACCTTAACGGAGATTGCACTGAGAATGTTTCAGTGGGACTCtaagggaaaagtattttctgagtaccctgtaaacaagaaaagctaGGATATATTACAGGACATACCCACTTGTTCTGCATATTCAAATAGgattatcaataaaaacatttaagaaggaagaaaaccaaggtaATTTTACTCAGCTATATTTGCTGccgatttagagaaaaaaaaaaaaaaaaaaagtcacgggtgctgcaaagaaaaaaaaaaagtgaaccagAAACGCCTACAGTAgaactttaaaacaattgcttggataaaagcagctcatggaacatgaagtagaaaaaaagcgAAACCAGTATCAGACCTGCCTATTTTCTTAccattgcacaagaaaaatccGACAAGCGGTATAAAGTCACTGCCTAAAACCGATCCTAGGATGTAACCAAGAACAATTGAGGCATTTGCTAATCTAAACGGAAACCTTTTCCGGACCCTAGTGTCAAATCACACGTTTTGTCTTGCAGCAGCTCgaggctggagagcatttcCCCTGGGGGTCGGGAGGGTaggggcacaaggggctgagtTTGCGGATcgcacctgtgccagcagaaggatCCAGCCCGCGCGCTCCTTGCGCTCGCCATTCTCCGGGCCATcgctgtgttttactgctcagcGATGCCGCTCCATCTGTTTGCGTGGAAGAAAGAGCCACGAGCactgaggcactcagcagccGTGTCATTCCAGCCGCTCGtccgcccccgcccgcagcagcggcagcagcccgAGGGACACGGCTGCAGCTCGGCGGCTCCCGCGCCTCCGCCAGCCGCCGCACAGTGaccgcggcagcgcccggcgccgctcgcccggggcggctcctgcagctcccggccCGCGGCAGCAAAGCACCGCCTGGCGCTCCGCCatcggcgggcggcagcgcgccCCGCCCGAGCTGAGCCCCCGCCACCGGGACCGCTGAGCGAGGCCGAGGCACCGGGCGGACGCCCCTTCCGCGCCGCTCGGCTCCGTGCGGGCGGCCGGCCGGAGGCTTCGCCCCTCCAGCGTCGCTGCCGCGGCTCCGTCCCGCGCGGGAGAGGCGCCGGGAGctccccgccgctccccggcGCGCGGCCGCCTCGGCCCGCCAGCCATTCATATGGCGCGTCGGCCGTTGCGTCAGAcgccgcgctttacggccgcagGGCCTGCCGGGAGTTGTAGTCTCGGACTGACAGCCACCGCTCCGTTTTCCGCCACCGGGAGCTGCGGTCCCGCCGGGGGATCAAACGGCTCCTTCGCTCCTGGGCGCGGAAGCACCTTAGGCAGCACCGCCCCTCCcgaatgtcctttcttttccactccaactcttttttctttttttcactctgtttttcacccccttttccactttcgctctttctttttcactctcacccttttcctttttcattttttttttcttcctttctcttccttctttttttttttcttcctttcctttttccttttctttctttctgtctgtctttctctctctcgttctttctttctctggctctcttcctgtctctctctttctttctttctttctttctttctttctttctttctttctttctttctttctttctgtctgtctttttctatttcgttctctctctctttctttctttctctggctctcttcctgtctctctctttctctcattctgtctgtctttctgtctttctctctgtctctccttctttctctctttctctcattctgtctgtcttctgtctttctctctgtctctccttctttctctctttctctcattctgtctgtctttctgtctttctctctgtctctccttctttctctctttctctcattctgtctgtctttctgtctttctctctgtctctccttctttctctctttctctcattctgtctgtcttctgtctttctctctgtctctccttctttctctctttctctcattctgtctgtctttctgtctttctctctgtctctccttctttctctctttctctcattctgtctgtctttctgtctttctctctgtctctccttctttctctctttctctcattctgtctgtctttctgtctttctctctgtctctccttctttctctctttctctcattctgtctgtctttctgtctttctctcattctgtctgtctttctgtctttctctctgtctctccttctttctctctttctctcattctgtctgtctttctgtctttctctctgtctctccttctttctctctttctctcattctgtctgtctttctgtctttctctctgtctctccttctttctctctttctctcattctgtctgtctttctgtctctccttctttctttctctcattctgtctctctttctttctctctgtctttctgtctttctctctgtctctctttctctcattctgtctctctttctttctctctgtctttctgtctttctctctgtctttctccctgtctctctttctttctctctgtctttctctctgtctctctgtctttctctctttatctctttctttctctctgtctttctccctgtctctctttctttctctctttctttctctgtctctctttctttctctctttctctcattctgtctctctttctttctctctttctctctcactctttctttctttctctctttttctaatCTTGGCTTTCCATTCtagctttagaataaaaaagcagcagtagaaacaTTCAGGCTACCGGGgagtgcaaaaaaccccaaaacggtaatgattttaggaaaactatttcctccatgggagcctgaaattttctacagctgcaggtgacatagagcttttatttcttcttctagatAGTTTATACTTAATACTCTATTGgtacagcgccccctgccgtctgcatgggcgcactgcaggcacagcgccccctgccgccTGCTtgggcgcactgcaggcacagcgccccctgccgtctgcatgggcgcactgcaggcagagtgccGCCTAATGACGTCACCTCGTCAACAcggcgccccgccccggccacGCCCCCAGCGCCCCTTGGAAAGACCCCAAGGCGTAGGCGTTTTGCCAGCTGCCTGATCAAAATGCCGACACGCACCTCGAGCCCTAGAAACGATTTCCCGCGACGCCGAACCCTGCAGGCGAACCGGAATGCCATCATCGCAATCGAAACGCCACAGAAAATCTCgtcggggccgcggcggcgtcggtgctctgtgcaggcagtCCGGATAGACACACCGGGGTCCTCCGGTTTCCCGCCCTTTGGGCCGCCATTTTGAGAAGGTCAAACAAACTCCCGCGACATTGGTGACGCGCCACTCCCAACATGGCGGCCAGTGGAGGACCCCCCTCGGCCGAGAGAGGCGGTTACTCAGATGCCGGTCAGAAAACCGCCGAAATacgcccgcccgcggcgccgcTGACCGCACAGCCCGTCTCGAGTACACCTAAAACGCCACAAAAATTccgccggcgccgcggcggcgTCGGTGCTCCGTGCAGGCAGTCCGGATAGACACACCGGGGTCCTCCGGTTTCCCGCCCTTTAGGGCCGCCATTTTTAGAAGGTCAAACAAACTCCGCCACGCGCCACGCCCAAGAGGGCTGCCTGGCGGCGGCGGGCTGCAGTACCGCGCTCTGCCCACAAGGCGGCAGCACTGCCGCCCACCCCAGCCGGAGGCGCCGCGCGCCTTGGGGCTGCGGGCAGCCAAGGCGGCGAAAAAGAACAGGGGCGATTCCCCCCCGCAAAAAActcctctaaaaataaatgccaaaaaccTGCCTCTTACCAAACAAGAACCAAATAAGCCCCCTTTCTTTCAAGccttcttgaaataaattttatagttCTAGTTTTCCTAGTTCTATTCACACGCATATTTATACCGGACATTGATGTGTTACGTCGTTTATACAATCTATTATGCCTATTCctattatctgtatttattcatattttgtggttttatcaaTATCATTATATATTGATTGCATATTTCTATACTTTGATTTAGATTTCTATCATACTTTTATtattccaaaaaaaatcccatctctaaccaaacaaataccaaaaaacccttcttttaaactatattgaaatcgttttatatttatagcttGCATAATTATATTCACTTTTATAGTCACAGTTTATACTGATGCATTCTCTTCATAATTACATATCACATATATATTATTCACATCATatagataaattattatttttattatgtaccAAATCTACTGctacaacttcttttttctaatattttcaatttttatatccATCTTGATGTAGTcatgagatatttttacaagtagatttctacctttctatcatttgtatttgtagtttttatcataaaacccctgcttttgccaagtaaaaaacaaaaccttcctttcttttaaactacttttaataatattgtTGTATTTACATTTACCATATCTATAATGTTTTAGATATTATATCATAGTGATGTACTAGATTTATGGCTATTTCCTATAATAGATCATAATAAGATATATCCAGTATCACTTGTATTACGTGTTGTATGGATTTATGTCACTTTAGATTTACAatcctttaataattttatatatatatatctgcataGATTCGCAACgcatttctatatttaaaatttcctttgagctgtgtttatatttatcATCTCTATTGATATATCTATAAACATACACAACgctctattaaaaaatacaatatcttATTGGAATATATCATGACTTATGTTacctgttaaattttaaatatagatcgaatagatcaaaataaaagtttattcccatttctgcacatctacttgttttgtttaaagataGCTATCCttagaattttacatttaaaatccaattcctaaatacaaggacaaaacaaacagcatcgAATTCCCACCAATGTCTTCCAAAACCATCAAGATACCTCCACCAGCCAAACAACTGCCAGcgaaaaaaacacacaacactcttttcactgacagttctcatcacatcagaaaaatggaaccaaacgaaaagaaaaccctggagaaacacacgcagcaaatcacaaaagcctctaaaaaaacccaaaccaactcgCTCAACTCCAATCAGTGCCACTGACCCTGAACgtcattttaaaaactaacCAAAATTCTACATCTACACTAACTCAAAGAATAAGCAATACTCTGTCAAAAGAACTTTAGAAAGCGAACTAATGAACgaaatagaaaaaacaaaacc of Molothrus ater isolate BHLD 08-10-18 breed brown headed cowbird chromosome 5, BPBGC_Mater_1.1, whole genome shotgun sequence contains these proteins:
- the LOC118698188 gene encoding GTPase-activating Rap/Ran-GAP domain-like protein 3; this translates as MARRMASARSARAGSFCWHSARSLEKLEKSPRDIFHPEIQKDLLVVEGQEGSVNFKFGILYAKDGQLTGDEMFSHGQGRTLVSRSSDSALPEKIQRV